In a genomic window of Tissierella sp. Yu-01:
- a CDS encoding OsmC family protein: MSLTKLSGKLSGNMAFEMDLNGHKLITDGAPEIGGQGLGYRPKTLLLAGLIGCTGIDVMMITRKMQIEFEDVNIEVETDTTEEDPKVYKYIKMVYRFKGKNLPFDKIKRAVDLSMEKYCGVSAMLSKAAPITYEILIEE; encoded by the coding sequence ATGAGCTTAACAAAATTAAGTGGAAAACTAAGTGGTAATATGGCTTTTGAAATGGATCTTAATGGACACAAGTTAATCACCGATGGGGCACCTGAAATAGGTGGACAGGGCTTAGGATATAGACCAAAGACTTTATTACTCGCAGGTCTTATAGGGTGTACAGGTATTGATGTCATGATGATTACTAGAAAAATGCAAATTGAATTTGAAGATGTTAACATCGAAGTTGAAACAGATACTACTGAAGAAGACCCAAAAGTATATAAATATATAAAAATGGTCTACAGATTTAAAGGTAAGAATCTTCCATTTGATAAGATTAAAAGAGCAGTCGATTTATCCATGGAAAAGTATTGTGGAGTATCAGCTATGCTTTCTAAAGCAGCACCGATTACTTATGAGATATTAATTGAAGAATAG
- a CDS encoding ribonuclease Z: MIDVIMLGSGGGMPMPDRFLSSLLIKYQGRKILFDCGEGTQVALRKVNAGFKTIDIICISHVHGDHIFGLPGLLSTIANSGRSSPIIIIGPIGVTNVIQGLLSAITFLPYEVRIVENPEKSISLENTMDGLQIISFDHLKNKEIQLDFITLDHSAPCLGYNIHIFRKPRFLPEKAIENEVPKELWNRLQKGENIVCNDKTYVPQMVLGSNRKGIKLSFITDTRPLSTIPFFIQECDLFICEGTYGNDSDKDKAISNKHMTFCEAAKLAKEGNVGELLLTHFSTAMDEPLLYIENAKDIFDNVSIAYDGLCKSLTYTD; this comes from the coding sequence ATGATTGACGTTATTATGTTAGGCAGTGGTGGTGGGATGCCTATGCCAGATAGGTTTTTATCATCATTACTTATAAAATATCAAGGTAGAAAAATATTATTTGATTGTGGAGAAGGTACACAAGTTGCCTTAAGGAAAGTTAATGCAGGATTTAAAACCATAGATATAATATGCATATCCCATGTACATGGAGATCATATTTTTGGATTGCCAGGACTCTTATCAACTATTGCAAATAGTGGTAGGTCCTCACCTATAATTATAATAGGTCCAATAGGTGTTACCAATGTTATTCAAGGATTATTGTCAGCTATTACATTTCTACCCTATGAAGTAAGGATTGTTGAAAATCCAGAAAAATCTATATCATTGGAAAACACTATGGATGGTCTACAAATTATCAGTTTTGATCATTTGAAAAATAAAGAGATTCAGTTAGATTTTATTACCCTTGACCATTCTGCCCCTTGTTTAGGATATAATATACATATTTTTAGAAAACCTAGGTTTTTACCAGAAAAAGCAATTGAAAATGAAGTACCTAAAGAACTTTGGAATAGATTACAAAAGGGAGAGAACATAGTTTGTAACGATAAAACCTATGTACCACAAATGGTCCTAGGAAGTAATCGGAAAGGTATAAAGTTAAGTTTTATTACTGATACTAGGCCATTAAGTACTATCCCTTTCTTTATACAGGAATGTGATTTGTTTATATGCGAGGGAACATATGGAAATGATTCAGATAAAGACAAAGCGATTTCAAATAAGCATATGACATTTTGTGAAGCAGCCAAACTGGCTAAAGAAGGAAATGTAGGAGAGTTACTATTAACACATTTTAGTACTGCAATGGATGAACCACTACTATATATTGAGAATGCCAAAGATATTTTTGATAATGTATCAATAGCCTATGATGGTCTATGTAAAAGCTTAACTTATACTGATTAA